TTGCATAGGTTATTTCAGCTGGCATGAATCCAGTTCAGATCGCTCGTGGAATCGAAAAGACTGCAAAAGCCCTTGTTTCTGAACTTAAAATAATGTCCAGAGAGGTAAGAAGTTTGTCATTCTTTCTTAATCTTATTTTGAGGAATAAAATTACTAGATATGTATTGGAAGTAAAAGTCAAGCTGAGCCAAACTATTTGATAAAATAGTAGTAAATTTCAcatttaacaaattttaatgtTTCAGGTTGAGGATCATGAGCTTGCACATGTCGCTGCGGTTAGTGCAGGGAATGATTATATGGTTGGGAACATGATTTCTGATGCCCTTCATCAAGTAGGAAAAAGAGGTGTTGTCACAATTGAAAAAGGGAAGTCTACAGAGAACAGTCTACAAGTTGTCGAAGGAATGCAATTTGATCGTGGGTACTTATCTCCTTATTTTGTCACCGATAGACGGAAGATGATGGTTGAATTTCATAATTGTAAGGTAAGGACTGAGGTTTTATTTAGCCTGAATGTGCCTGCTGTATAGAGTGATTAGAGGTCTTTAAATTCTTTGGCTGCAGTTGCTTCTggttgataaaaaaattacagaCCCAAAGGAGATGTTTAAAATATTGGACAATGCAGTAAAAGAAAAGTATCCCATTGTAATAGTTGCAGAGGGCATTGAGCAGGAAGCTCTGGCTCCAGTTATCAGAAATAAACTCAAGGGTGTGCTGAAGGCAGCTGCTGTTAAGGCCCCTGCCTTTGGTGAGCGTAAGAGCCATTACTTAGATGACATTGCCATCTTAACTGGAGGTAGTATATTTAATGAGAACTTGGATTTTAagtttatttcctttttttcCTAATTCTATTTTGTCAAACCTtacatttaagtttattttaagaTTGTGACTATTTGGAGCAATACGTATTTATAACAATTTAAGCATTGATAACATTTGAAAATGTATGATTAATTGGGAAAAATGGATATAACTAGTACTCAGATGTTATGTACCTAATATTGAGAACATTGTTCTGTTTGTTTTGGCCGAATGAACACTTACTTCACTGTCACTCCTGAATGAAGTGGTCTTTCATGTATTGTGCAGCAACTGTAATCAGAGATGAGATGGGTTTTACTCTTGATAAGGCTGGGATAGAGGTATTGGGCACTGCTACAAAGGTTGTGATAAGTAAGGATTCTACATTAATTGTGACTGACGGGAGCACTCGGGATGCAGTCAATAAGAGAGTTACTCAGATCCAGAGACTTGTTGAGGTTCAGTTAACATCCTAAATCTATGCCATGTTGAATGTCATGCCTCATTCCAGCTCCATTTTACATAACAAATGCAACACTTGTCTCAATACATGGTTTTGTATTCTCTTAATGTGTAGAACActgaagaaaattttcaaaagaaGATACTGAATGAAAGAATAGCTAGACTATCAGGAGGAATTGCTATTATTCAGGtaaggaatttttttttaacatatctaCTAGAGATGTAAACTTTGTGACTGCCCTCTAACCTTATGGTGTTGTTTATGTCAATTAAATCACAGGTTGGGGCCCAAACACAGGTTGAGTTAAAGGATAAACAACTTAGAATTGAAGATGCACTGAATGCTGCTAAGGTAGCTTCTGCCTTCTCTTTATCAACTCCGATATCGATATCTCAATTACCAAAGTCTTTTTCAAGCTATGTTTATCATAGGCTTCAATTAAGGAAGGAGTCGTAGTTGGCGGTGGCTGTAGCCTTTTAAGGTTATCAACCAAGGTGGATGGTATCAAACAAGACTTGGATAATGATGAACAACGGGTACTTCTTGTTTCAAATTTTACTGACCACTGGCCAACTGGCTCTGAATATTTACATTGTTTCCTTTATATATTGGTGCAGATTGGAGCTGAGATCTTCAAAAGAGCTTTAAGTTATCCAGTGAAACTGATTGCAAAAAATGCAGGTGTTAATGGCAATGTTGTTGTGGAGAAGGTTTGTGCAATTACTGCATCCTTGCTCTATGAATACGGAACTGAAATTTTTCATGTCTTCCATGGCTTCCATGTATATTTTCATCTAGATTTCCATGGCTTTCAAACATATTTGTGAATTGTGCTCTATTATATATCATGAATCTAACAAACTACCAGCTTATCATTGCCTACAGATTCTACAAGATGATAATACAATGTTTGGGTACAATGCCGCAAAAGATTGCTATGAagatcttatgaaatctgggaTTATGGATCCAACAAAGGTAAATCACATTATCATTTTTTGTTTAGATATATTATCAACATAGACTTTCGACTTTGGTGGTAGgaaaacatatatttaattccAATTCACATAAGAGTAAGTAACAGCTGATGAAACGATAACTTTTGGAGAGTTTCCATGAAAATATCTCGCAAGAATTTCAATTAAAGAAAAACATTTAAAGAATAATTAGCCTTTTGTCCCTTAAACTTATAATATTATCAGATTGTGCcctctaaaatatataatttttttataaatatgccTCTATATTTAACACTCATAGAAATGTTGTCCTTCTATTAGTTTTATATACATTTTGTCATTATCTCAAACGACAAGTATCCACCTATTTATTGGTccaaaaaaagatattttcaaattatttaattcattaaaaatataaacttaattaaaaaatacataaaatattatataatataaattaatttaaaataaaatatataaacattAAAAATTAACCATTTTTTTGAGTATCAACCACGTTTTGTTTACTGTTTTCTTCCCTTTCCACTCTTTTGTACTTCCtcaataacaaaaaaacaagTTATTCTACCTcccaaaaatatattagatcTCGTCGCAAGAACACCCTAACTGCTTGAGCTTCCATTGAATCCCTCACTGAGCCCCACCCATTCTCTGTCGTTCACACCTTAACAAGTAGAGGGCGAGATTGGGAGACAAAGAGGGGAGGAGAGAGACGAGAGATTAAGAGTTTGAGCAAATCTAACGGGATCAGGACTGACTACTTATATTTCTCTTTCATAATTTTCTCATCTTTTCATTAGAGTTTTATGTGAACTCCATGTGAATCTTTCATATATATGGGGGCATTGATGGGAATGATGGATTCTTCGGGTTTGGGgggtttttgttttttgttatcCGTATTTTTAGCAAGCGACACGTGGATTCTATATAGAAGTCAAGGTCCATTAGTAGGCCCAAACGACATGAATTGGGCTGAGCCCAATGCCAACCTGGCCTTCCAGGAAGACAATCACACTTCTCGTTCAAACGAGTCTCCGCCAAGGCTTGTTCGTGTCTGGGAAGATCCTAGCTCTGTGTAACTAGAAGAACCCTCCAGTGTGTACCTGGAAGCCATCTGTAGTTTCCTATTTATTGTTCGTGCAGAATTAGAAAATCACTTTCCTAAGATCTCTAACAGAGAATAAATATCAAGCTAGAATAGGAAACTATATAATTGAAGATTAAGTAATTGATATTGCATTAATTATCCACAATCAGAAGACACAGTATAAATAGTTGTAACCGTGATCAACATACCAAGTCAGCATACAGTCACTGCCTCATGAGCTAGGCTTCACTTGATAAGTCCAAAGAAATGTATTATCTATAAACACCCCATTAGAGGAAAAGAGTAACTAAGTACAACCTCCATACTCATAAATACGCATTGAATCCTTCATGCAAAGGATTAGAATTTCTTACCTCACAAGCTTGAGAAGAGAATAGAGGGTTCATATTCATTGTAATCCTTTAGGCTTTTGTAGCCTATCTGATAATAATGATGACTCGTGGATTAAGGCTCATTACtaccccaaccacgtaaaatcTTGAGTGTTCTCATATTTGATTCTTTTAATCGTATTTTCTTTAGTCCTAATATTGAATAATtcgtttttcaaaaatatcagTAAACATTTTAATTTTGGATTTAATTGATCTtagatttaatataattatttgtatTTAAGGGGCACAATCTTATAGTATCATAAATTAAAAGGGTAAAAATACTCATTATTCTTTAAAGAAAACTCAAAATGAAATGTGAAAGAATATGCAAGTATGGTATACTTTCCACATTGAAGAACGTAACCAGAAAGTGTGTTAATAAGAAGTTTAGATCTAGACACCTATGTTGTTTAATATTTAGTTCAGTGATAACACTAATGACAGCAAAACATTCGGATATATATTTGAATTCCAATTTGCAAATTTCATATTCTCTTCCTGTAAAAAATTATGGGATGAAATCACATTTTGCaacatatatttaatgtatTGACTATTGAGCAGGTAGTTAGATGTTGTTTGGAGAATGCAGCCTCAGTAGCCAAAACCTTTCTGACGTCCGATGCTGTTGTAGTTGACATTAAAGAACCACTTCCGTTTCCAAGGAGAACGCCAATGCCCATGCCAGTTTCTACAAGAACACCAATTCCATTGCCCACAAGGGCACCAATACCAATGCCCACGAGATTGCCAAGACAAGCACCGATGCCGATGCCAATGCCACCACCAGGTAATTTCTTacttattattttctaattattatcTTACTTATTGAACTGTTAATCTATTTGGTCATCACATACCTAACCAAATGAGTTTACTTCCAAATTATTCAGGTTTTGGACCAACTGGTTTGTAGAATGACAGATTAATAAATGGATATTACTCGATAAGAGCTCAAAATACCCTTATTCAAATTTTGTTCATCCACGGTAAATGTCAAAGGGGTTCATACATACAAAAGGATCTAGTATTGAATATAAGACTTCTGTTTATTGGTTCCTatgaaagtttaattttttcattgagTTGTCATTCGAGCAATGTAAATATGTCAAGAGCCCGTTGGTGGCAGGTAATATAAGTGGCTTGTTACCACTATCGCTAAGTGTAAAGAATTTGATTGGTCATGAAAATGATCAGAATTAAGGCTCCACACTGATTTTATTTAAAAGGAATGAAAATTTATTGTATGGTATTCATTCCCAGGAGAATTTTGTGGGTACATATAGATTAAAGAAAAAagtgaaataaaataattcgCCAATATTTTACAAGGAATGACATTCTatttcatgatttattttattttaatttaacttttaattaataaaaattgaaaacatatGTTAAGTAAGAACCATCAATTTGTAAAACATACGGTAGTCATGAAGTTGAACTGCATTTTATTTGATGTTTTAAAATATCAAATTGTTAACTTCCTTACCCAAAATGAAAAAAAGAGCAAAGTACAGAAAAGGAAGACAGGGGCTGGTGGAAGTTACTCGTATAGTTTTTCCATTGTACTTTTCAAGAGTTGGGCGTCAGCTCCTATTACTTCGGCTGCCTTCTTCCCATTTTGGAAGAATTGAAATGTTGGCTGGCATAAAATGCATGATTCAGAATTAGTATCTTTTGTGAAGTTAAAATGATTAAACACATTCCATTCTCTTGTACAGTATCCCTAACCCTATTTTCTAATCAAAGTATGTGTCTTAACCTCTTAAAAGATAATAAGTGAGATTTGCAAAGCTAGTTTCTGCTTGTGAAATTTGAGTAAGACGTGTAAATTGACTAAAATATAATAAGTATAACAAGGTAACATCTTGATAAAATTCTATGCAAGTAAAAGATCACCCagaaatataaaagaaataacGTACACAATTGCAAAAAGTCAAAAAGAAACATCAACCAAAATAAATGTCCAGGAAAAATGCTTGTCCCTGTATATCCTTGTGATCTATTAAAGAAACCAATAAAAGCTCCTATTTACTTGAGATCCTACAattctatattttaataatcaattgaaattaaattaaagaaatcaATAAAAGCTCCTTGTGATCTATTAGAAGAAACATGAGGTTTTTTTTCACACACATACACCCATCATTTATTCCCAGTTATCAATGATATACTGGTCAAGATGTTTATAACATTGGTAAAAGGTCAAGAATTGACAATGGATCACAACGTCTGgaaaggaaaattaaatttttttaagagaATTAGAGGGGATTGGGCTAGTCTTTACTCAAAAGAATCAAGTATTGGGTGGCTCTTTGGGGTGTTTGATACCATACGATTTCAAAGATGATATCATTTTCCGAATTTATTAGGGATTGGTGTACCTTTTATAAGCCCTAAGACATGACATCTAATCATTTATCATTTATAGCTTGTGCTAAATTATATTAAACTTTTGGCACTCGCCTATTATCACGTATTTCAGCTAGCTTTTTAAGATTTATGGAAATTTCTATTTGCTTCTGAAAGATTCTTTACTAGCAGCTTGGGTTAAGTATTCTATCACTTCAGTTAGTTGCTTGCAAATAATGCAATGACACAAACACAGCAATATAAGTAAGCATGtaaaaaacaaaacaagtaATTTACCACAGAGGTAATATTCAACTCGCTCAAAGTCTTTCCCAGATCTTTCTGCATaaagaaataaacaaatattagATCGTAACTAAGATTATGGCTTGCAttccctcaaaaaaaaaacatttgaaAAATTTCCAAATTAGTTCACTATGAAATTGTACAAAGAAAAATCGTACAAGGCTATACACAACCAATAATTTAAGCATATTTTAATACCACGTTTACAGAGTCTATCAATATTCCAATAATAACAGATGGTTTCTTTAAACTGATTAACCTTTTGCACTGCAGATATATACTAGTTGCTTCTTACACAAATGTTCTAGTCTAGGTTGTTCAAGAATTCCTTCTAAAAagcaaaataaaattatgttacGGCCATTAGAACAAACAATGGTTTAAGTTCCGAAAGAAAgaacaaacacaattttaagtCTCAAAGCAAGAGTAGAGCTGTGATAAATAATGACAAATTTCTTGCACCAATAAAAAAAAGGTCATTATATTAGAGTCCTCATACTATCCCTTCCTTCTCTAAACCACAAAAGCTGTAAAATCAGTTTGATGCTTGAATGCTTCCTTACAATTTCAATTTTTCAGAGAACAAAAAATCTATCACATAGAGTAATTGAATAGTAAGGTAAGGGAACAAAACAGTAATTCAGATGATTTAACCTTAAGTACTAACAACAATAATGGAAAATACTTATCCTAAAATCTAGTGATTGTTAACAGACCACCATTTCATAAAACCACAGAACCTTCATACCTCATCAATGTCAATCTTATATGTTGTTACATGAGGATACTGCTCGCTTAACTGTCCAATGATTGGAGATATCAACCTACCTAGACAAGAAAAAGTATAAGTGAACAAGACTTCAATCAACATTTCATAGAGAACATATTAGAAACAAATCAAGATAAACTCTAAACTTAACATTCTACATGGAAGTGCATGATTAACAACTTACAAGGCCCACACCACACTGCAGTGAAATAGAAAATTGCTGGCACAGACTCATCTGTTATGATAACAAGTTTAGAGACAGAGTGAATTTAATGATTTAAAGCTGATAAGATTACATGTATAAAGCAGTACCTTGAACTTTTTTAAATGCACTTTTAAATCCCTCCTCGGTATTAATCATAACAATGTTTGAAGAACctggatcaaactcaaagacaTTGTACATCATATTTTCCTGATAAAATTGATTTTGACACTTTATTTAGTTGAGACTTTGTCGCTTGCAAAAACAATTATAGATAGAAAATTATAAACTATGACCTGAAACATATATTCTCCTATATTTGTATATGCCATAATGCAAAATAATGGTGAgagaatttaatattaaaatgtcAGTGCatattcaattaaaaaaaataatgacataaaacactattttttgtaaaaaatttatttttacgttcaaatatattttttttttttttacactttCAAGGTGTTCTATAAAAACAACatgaaaaaaacaaaataattatataaaagtaataaaaaaataacatccaaacaatatcaaaacaacaacaaaaaataacatacaaataacaacaaattaacaataatacaacataaaaatctataaaaaaaagtattttttgtaaataaaaacataaaaatatttaaaaaattttacaaCCGTAtttctgtaatttttttattgttttcgtgtattttttaaataatcccTTAAAAAATCCTAGTCAAATAAAAGGTTTAAATCCATTTGTGTGTGTATTTAAATCCAAAAGCTCTTACTTTTTAAACCATTTCGGAATTAAAATGGTAGGAAGAAGTACCACAGGGGACTTCCAGTGCTTTGCCCTCTATTTTACAAGGCCGTTTATTTCGTACTCGTTTGGTACGTTGTATTaggttgtattgtattatattatattaaaggggttttttcatttttacacttcaaaatagttttttttttctatttttacggAACTCTACGTAGAAATTCCTATTGCAACTAACagagcaacctaaattgcaaccaaAATCCATATATCACAAGAAAACTAACCAGCTAGTAATGCATTtaaatatatcatatttttatatattatataaaatataatagccGTACCAAACGAACTAGCACAAGAAAACTAACCAGCTAGtaatgcattaaaaaaaaaagaatgtgaATTATCTCTTGATTTATATTGTCACAGGTTTGCCCATATGTATGTATAAGAATATAATTAAGCCTACACTATGCATATATGCATATTCATAAATCTATATAGATAGATATCTAAATGGGCACATGTATAtcaaatgaagaaatgaatacaAGAACCAACCGAGATCAACGTGAAATTAGCCCTTCAATAGAATCCACGAAATTAACTTCATATTAAGTTCATCTATACAAAATAACAAAGGAGACCGACGGAAATTCATAATAATTAT
This region of Cannabis sativa cultivar Pink pepper isolate KNU-18-1 chromosome 7, ASM2916894v1, whole genome shotgun sequence genomic DNA includes:
- the LOC115697386 gene encoding chaperonin 60 subunit beta 4, chloroplastic isoform X2; amino-acid sequence: MACSRNPISALSFTNTSLPKRVSSLSILNPKAMAKEVYFNHDGSTRKKLQAGVDMVAELLGVTLGPKGRNVVLQNKYGPPKIVNDGETVLKEIELEDPLENVGVKLVRQAGAKTNELAGDGSTTSIILAQGLISEGMKVISAGMNPVQIARGIEKTAKALVSELKIMSREVEDHELAHVAAVSAGNDYMVGNMISDALHQVGKRGVVTIEKGKSTENSLQVVEGMQFDRGYLSPYFVTDRRKMMVEFHNCKLLLVDKKITDPKEMFKILDNAVKEKYPIVIVAEGIEQEALAPVIRNKLKGVLKAAAVKAPAFGERKSHYLDDIAILTGATVIRDEMGFTLDKAGIEVLGTATKVVISKDSTLIVTDGSTRDAVNKRVTQIQRLVENTEENFQKKILNERIARLSGGIAIIQVGAQTQVELKDKQLRIEDALNAAKASIKEGVVVGGGCSLLRLSTKVDGIKQDLDNDEQRIGAEIFKRALSYPVKLIAKNAGVNGNVVVEKVCAITASLLYEYGTEIFHVFHGFHLIIAYRFYKMIIQCLGTMPQKIAMKIL
- the LOC115697386 gene encoding chaperonin 60 subunit beta 4, chloroplastic isoform X1: MACSRNPISALSFTNTSLPKRVSSLSILNPKAMAKEVYFNHDGSTRKKLQAGVDMVAELLGVTLGPKGRNVVLQNKYGPPKIVNDGETVLKEIELEDPLENVGVKLVRQAGAKTNELAGDGSTTSIILAQGLISEGMKVISAGMNPVQIARGIEKTAKALVSELKIMSREVEDHELAHVAAVSAGNDYMVGNMISDALHQVGKRGVVTIEKGKSTENSLQVVEGMQFDRGYLSPYFVTDRRKMMVEFHNCKLLLVDKKITDPKEMFKILDNAVKEKYPIVIVAEGIEQEALAPVIRNKLKGVLKAAAVKAPAFGERKSHYLDDIAILTGATVIRDEMGFTLDKAGIEVLGTATKVVISKDSTLIVTDGSTRDAVNKRVTQIQRLVENTEENFQKKILNERIARLSGGIAIIQVGAQTQVELKDKQLRIEDALNAAKASIKEGVVVGGGCSLLRLSTKVDGIKQDLDNDEQRIGAEIFKRALSYPVKLIAKNAGVNGNVVVEKILQDDNTMFGYNAAKDCYEDLMKSGIMDPTKVVRCCLENAASVAKTFLTSDAVVVDIKEPLPFPRRTPMPMPVSTRTPIPLPTRAPIPMPTRLPRQAPMPMPMPPPGFGPTGL
- the LOC115697386 gene encoding chaperonin 60 subunit beta 4, chloroplastic isoform X3, whose protein sequence is MACSRNPISALSFTNTSLPKRVSSLSILNPKAMAKEVYFNHDGSTRKKLQAGVDMVAELLGVTLGPKGRNVVLQNKYGPPKIVNDGETVLKEIELEDPLENVGVKLVRQAGAKTNELAGDGSTTSIILAQGLISEGMKVISAGMNPVQIARGIEKTAKALVSELKIMSREVEDHELAHVAAVSAGNDYMVGNMISDALHQVGKRGVVTIEKGKSTENSLQVVEGMQFDRGYLSPYFVTDRRKMMVEFHNCKLLLVDKKITDPKEMFKILDNAVKEKYPIVIVAEGIEQEALAPVIRNKLKGVLKAAAVKAPAFGERKSHYLDDIAILTGATVIRDEMGFTLDKAGIEVLGTATKVVISKDSTLIVTDGSTRDAVNKRVTQIQRLVENTEENFQKKILNERIARLSGGIAIIQVGAQTQVELKDKQLRIEDALNAAKASIKEGVVVGGGCSLLRLSTKVDGIKQDLDNDEQRIGAEIFKRALSYPVKLIAKNAGVNGNVVVEKLIIAYRFYKMIIQCLGTMPQKIAMKIL
- the LOC115697387 gene encoding thioredoxin O2, mitochondrial isoform X1; protein product: MGRNPALLLRQLIANRSKLCCSAYRLPYLPSNSPQFSNSIATSSSPITFTSFPLSKTSHFSSLPSPPCRFLSTSSGSSNIVMINTEEGFKSAFKKVQDESVPAIFYFTAVWCGPCRLISPIIGQLSEQYPHVTTYKIDIDEKDLGKTLSELNITSVPTFQFFQNGKKAAEVIGADAQLLKSTMEKLYE
- the LOC115697387 gene encoding thioredoxin O2, mitochondrial isoform X2 — its product is MGRNPALLLRQLIANRSKLCCSAYRLPYLPSNSPQFSNSIATSSSPITFTSFPLSKTSHFSSLPSPPCRFLSTSSDESVPAIFYFTAVWCGPCRLISPIIGQLSEQYPHVTTYKIDIDEKDLGKTLSELNITSVPTFQFFQNGKKAAEVIGADAQLLKSTMEKLYE